From Actinopolyspora lacussalsi, a single genomic window includes:
- a CDS encoding replicative DNA helicase (product_source=KO:K02314; cath_funfam=1.10.860.10,3.40.50.300; cog=COG0305; ko=KO:K02314; pfam=PF00772,PF03796; smart=SM00382; superfamily=48024,52540; tigrfam=TIGR00665), producing MSVTVNTTEEELHGPHAPMPPQDIEAEQSVLGAMMLSRDAIADVIEVVRAGEFYRPDHGVIFRHVVELFGRGEPADAVTVRDALEQSGELTQITRNSDTGTYLHTLLEAVPTAANATFYAEIVADRAQRRRIIEEASGILQQGYGGQGEAAELLDRAQERFSSIGRSRTEDMYFLQDLADPLMSELERIQLNDGRSGIPTGFTELDRLTNGLQPGQLAVVAARPGLGKSALALDIARSAAIRHRRGTALFSLEMGHGELMMRLVSAEAKVRLDRMRGGYMSEADWSAATRRTGDVQDAPLVISDAPNMTMMEIRARARRLKQRGQLDLVIVDYLQLMTSGRRVESRQQEVSEFSRNLKLLAKELEVPVVALSQLNRGPEQRLDKKPELGDLRESGSIEQDADLVALLHRPDAFERDTARMGEADLILAKQRSGPTGVVTVAHQLHYSRFVDMAPEPG from the coding sequence ATGTCCGTCACCGTGAACACCACCGAGGAAGAGCTCCACGGCCCGCACGCACCGATGCCGCCGCAGGACATCGAGGCCGAGCAGTCCGTGCTCGGCGCGATGATGCTCAGCCGCGACGCCATCGCCGACGTGATCGAGGTCGTGCGGGCCGGGGAGTTCTACCGCCCCGACCACGGGGTGATCTTCCGCCACGTCGTGGAGCTGTTCGGCCGGGGCGAGCCCGCCGACGCGGTCACCGTGCGCGACGCGCTGGAGCAGTCCGGCGAACTCACGCAGATCACCCGGAACTCCGACACCGGGACGTACCTGCACACGCTGCTGGAGGCGGTGCCGACCGCGGCGAACGCGACGTTCTACGCCGAGATCGTGGCCGACCGGGCGCAGCGGCGCCGCATCATCGAGGAGGCCAGCGGCATCCTGCAGCAGGGCTACGGCGGGCAGGGCGAGGCCGCCGAGCTGCTCGACCGGGCGCAGGAGCGGTTCTCCTCGATCGGGCGCAGCCGCACCGAGGACATGTACTTCCTGCAGGACCTGGCCGACCCGCTGATGTCCGAGCTGGAACGGATCCAGCTCAACGACGGCCGCTCCGGCATCCCCACCGGGTTCACCGAGCTCGACCGGCTCACCAACGGGCTGCAGCCGGGACAGCTCGCCGTCGTGGCGGCCAGGCCGGGACTGGGCAAGTCCGCGCTGGCGCTGGACATCGCCCGCTCGGCCGCGATCCGGCACCGCCGTGGGACGGCGCTGTTCAGCCTGGAGATGGGGCACGGTGAGCTGATGATGCGGCTGGTCTCGGCCGAGGCGAAGGTGCGGCTGGACCGGATGCGGGGCGGCTACATGTCCGAGGCGGACTGGAGCGCGGCCACGCGGCGCACCGGCGACGTGCAGGACGCGCCGCTGGTGATCTCGGACGCGCCGAACATGACCATGATGGAGATCCGCGCCAGGGCGCGCAGGCTGAAACAGCGCGGGCAGCTGGACCTGGTGATCGTGGACTACCTGCAGCTGATGACCTCGGGCAGGCGGGTCGAGTCCCGCCAGCAGGAGGTCTCCGAGTTCTCGCGGAATCTCAAGCTGCTGGCCAAGGAACTGGAGGTGCCGGTGGTGGCGCTCTCGCAGCTCAACCGAGGGCCGGAACAGCGCCTGGACAAAAAGCCCGAGCTCGGGGATCTGCGGGAGAGCGGCTCGATCGAGCAGGACGCCGACCTGGTGGCGCTGCTGCACCGCCCGGACGCCTTCGAGCGCGACACCGCCCGCATGGGCGAGGCCGACCTGATCCTGGCCAAGCAGCGGTCCGGGCCGACCGGGGTGGTCACCGTGGCCCACCAGCTGCACTACAGCCGCTTCGTCGACATGGCCCCGGAACCTGGCTGA
- a CDS encoding hypothetical protein (product_source=Hypo-rule applied; pfam=PF04055; superfamily=102114), whose product MSLDRNLPLVDLNRPGSNEPNPPETPDELYGRLNRFLTEGLDYIAGFTPLDDSDREDPDTALSRTQLLSLLIGFLGCDTTEPLDNRTYTLVYTDGEQDKSNYQTICVPDYRTASPVLFTREQDNRARLVHRSTGRTLAEVLVHARIFAASNHYYSRVAPDFTELPTAAIISPYSTCAGGCLGCSRGAVKSFTPPPRDYIERHVAQLAADYDRRGWDRGELVSVNITTGCQPDEDRELEMMLNLMRTYRRYGFGNTAFHAFTYAIDSTRAMELLREHGAIGFIGTVETINDAERIRQWGRKKGSITFERHLEKYRRARRVGFDIVETDYVLGADSYTEMLDGIAELDENGVAVVPNIKRNYTVEQLDSNHRDLWRHGMRYIADGFHAALSSYDNGTIKRRAARYSVDYLRRCGRETGLRDLPIRHT is encoded by the coding sequence TTGTCTCTGGACAGGAATCTGCCGCTCGTCGACCTCAACCGACCCGGCTCGAACGAGCCGAACCCGCCGGAAACCCCGGACGAGCTGTACGGACGACTCAACCGGTTCCTCACCGAGGGCCTGGACTACATCGCCGGGTTCACCCCGCTCGACGACAGCGATCGGGAGGACCCGGACACCGCGCTCAGCCGTACCCAGCTGCTGTCGCTGCTGATCGGCTTCCTCGGCTGCGACACCACGGAACCGCTGGACAACCGCACCTACACCCTCGTCTACACCGACGGGGAGCAGGACAAGTCGAACTACCAGACGATCTGCGTCCCCGACTACCGCACGGCCTCACCGGTCCTGTTCACCCGCGAACAGGACAACCGGGCGCGGCTGGTGCACCGCTCCACCGGACGGACGCTGGCCGAGGTGCTGGTGCACGCCAGGATCTTCGCGGCCAGCAACCACTACTACAGCCGCGTCGCGCCGGACTTCACCGAACTGCCCACCGCGGCGATCATCTCGCCGTACTCCACCTGCGCGGGAGGCTGCCTGGGCTGCTCACGCGGCGCGGTCAAGAGTTTCACCCCTCCGCCGAGGGACTACATCGAGCGGCACGTGGCGCAGTTGGCAGCCGACTACGACCGCCGTGGCTGGGACCGCGGTGAACTGGTCAGCGTCAACATCACCACCGGTTGCCAGCCCGACGAGGACCGCGAGCTGGAGATGATGCTGAACCTGATGCGGACCTACCGCCGCTACGGGTTCGGCAACACCGCCTTCCACGCCTTCACCTACGCCATCGACTCCACCAGGGCGATGGAGCTGCTGCGCGAGCACGGCGCGATCGGGTTCATCGGCACCGTCGAGACCATCAACGACGCCGAGCGGATCCGGCAGTGGGGGCGCAAGAAGGGCTCGATCACCTTCGAGCGGCACCTGGAGAAGTACCGCCGTGCGCGCCGGGTGGGCTTCGACATCGTCGAGACCGACTACGTGCTCGGTGCCGACTCCTACACCGAGATGCTCGACGGCATAGCCGAGCTCGACGAGAACGGCGTCGCCGTGGTGCCCAACATCAAGCGCAACTACACCGTCGAACAGCTCGACAGCAACCACCGGGACCTGTGGCGCCACGGAATGCGCTACATCGCCGACGGGTTCCACGCGGCGCTGTCCAGCTACGACAACGGCACGATCAAGCGCCGTGCGGCGCGTTACTCGGTGGACTACCTGCGCCGGTGCGGCCGGGAAACGGGTCTGCGGGACCTGCCCATCCGCCACACCTGA
- a CDS encoding diguanylate cyclase (GGDEF)-like protein (product_source=TIGR00254; cath_funfam=3.30.70.270; cog=COG2199; pfam=PF00990; smart=SM00267; superfamily=55073; tigrfam=TIGR00254) — translation MLTDHPRACGEHAACGPHNADTFGSSPRLRGARLTATGWWCTGRYASRLHRELRTDPLTGLGNRLALREAFQRDGAGNGRCVAVLLLDLDGFKELNDTHGHRFGDQVLREVARRMRESRRPGRLAVRLSGDEFACWLGTLPDTPSHWQRVEELQHALAERLAEPMLIEGSTVRVSASIGAAITAGPADTLEGVLEQADRAMYRDKRGRGRSDRLRHGRRTSGHTRAGRTAE, via the coding sequence GTGCTGACGGATCATCCCCGCGCCTGCGGGGAGCACGCCGCCTGCGGCCCACACAACGCCGACACGTTCGGATCATCCCCGCGCCTGCGGGGAGCACGACTGACCGCCACCGGCTGGTGGTGCACCGGCCGCTACGCCTCGCGATTACACCGCGAGCTGCGCACCGACCCGCTGACCGGACTCGGCAACCGACTCGCACTGCGGGAGGCCTTCCAGCGCGATGGCGCGGGCAACGGCCGGTGCGTGGCCGTGCTGCTGCTCGACCTGGACGGTTTCAAGGAGCTCAACGACACCCACGGACACCGCTTCGGCGACCAGGTGCTGCGCGAGGTGGCGCGGCGGATGCGCGAGAGCCGGCGCCCGGGTCGGCTCGCCGTGCGGTTGTCCGGCGACGAGTTCGCCTGCTGGCTCGGCACGCTGCCGGACACGCCGTCGCACTGGCAGCGGGTCGAGGAGCTGCAGCACGCGCTGGCCGAACGGCTCGCCGAACCGATGCTGATCGAGGGAAGCACCGTGCGGGTGAGCGCGAGCATCGGAGCGGCGATCACTGCCGGACCGGCCGACACGCTCGAAGGCGTGCTGGAGCAGGCCGACCGTGCGATGTACCGCGACAAGCGCGGCCGCGGCCGCTCGGATCGACTCAGGCATGGACGGCGGACGAGCGGTCACACCCGAGCGGGGAGAACGGCCGAGTGA
- a CDS encoding CRISPR-associated helicase Cas3/CRISPR-associated endonuclease Cas3-HD (product_source=TIGR01587/TIGR01596; cath_funfam=3.40.50.300; smart=SM00487; superfamily=52540; tigrfam=TIGR01587,TIGR01596): MEELELSESARAVWAKSTNAEGDWLPLWRHMDDAADVAGWLFDHWLASSVVRLLAAEFGGDAAAARGAVMFLAGAHDVGKATPAFAVQDTGLAQRMRELGLYMPTTKRDLPDRQLAHHTVTGHHLLIGWLLEKGWGKSSARAWGIVLGSHHGVPLDSDSENTPANFPGLYGTGVWNTVQRELLERVAVRSGAAERLDQWRELKLSAAFQVLATALVIVSDWIASNEDLLPFLRGQLPEVSEDAERIERALGELRLPEPWRSSGGPDSVAELFRTRFQLPEDAQPRPVQHAACELARTASEPGLIIVEAPMGEGKTEAAFGVSEIMAARWGLGGVLVALPTQATSDAMFDRVVGWLDAMGAEDQQVGGAVTLSHGKARFNRLFQGLVRQGRRPSQIGCDEERHRTSHAVVAHSWLSGRKKSQLANFMVGTIDQLLFAGLKSRHLMLRHLGLAGKVVVLDEVHAYDVYMNSYLTKVLTWLGAYRVPVVALSATLPAERRRALLEAYQQGREYGPGGANGQEPAAFPAEVDGDPGYPLLSWSDGNRVDTRVVEPSGRRTEVSLHALGGSVDDDLDELTSLLRDSLSEGGCVVVVRNTVRRVLETARRLEREFPGEVTVAHSRFVTADRMRKDSELLDEFGAPDRAVRRPGRRIVVSSQVIEQSLDVDFDLLVTDLAPVDLVLQRMGRLHRHQRGVEQGDRPAKLRSAHAYLAGVDLTQGPPVLEEAAARHIYGTYWLLRSAAVLQPRLGCGIALPEDIATLVQRAYGHEQVEPDDWQEAVSEAWKKWQEHSEERESKASDFQIAAPTKAGKAIVGWISANVGESDDGSQGQGQVRDGAPSLEVILLQHDAAGNWFTPDWLPRGTGKLPVPREETPADDLAQVMASCSLRLPLVFSNAEAEEELWQTTPEAWEQSPLIYQLPVLLVDQHGWARIADRQIRYTPDTGLEVYDSAD; this comes from the coding sequence TTGGAAGAGCTGGAACTGAGCGAGTCGGCTCGTGCGGTGTGGGCGAAGTCGACCAACGCAGAAGGGGACTGGTTGCCGCTGTGGCGGCACATGGACGATGCTGCCGATGTCGCAGGCTGGTTGTTCGACCACTGGCTGGCGTCCAGTGTGGTCCGATTGCTGGCGGCGGAGTTCGGTGGCGATGCGGCAGCTGCCCGTGGTGCGGTGATGTTTCTGGCCGGTGCGCACGATGTCGGCAAGGCGACACCGGCCTTCGCGGTCCAGGACACGGGGCTCGCGCAGCGGATGCGCGAGTTGGGGCTGTACATGCCGACGACGAAGCGGGATCTTCCCGATCGGCAGCTCGCGCACCACACCGTAACCGGCCATCATTTGCTGATCGGATGGCTCCTCGAAAAGGGGTGGGGCAAGAGCTCCGCGAGGGCGTGGGGCATCGTGCTGGGAAGCCACCACGGTGTTCCGCTCGATTCCGATTCCGAGAACACTCCGGCGAACTTTCCGGGGCTCTACGGCACCGGAGTCTGGAACACGGTCCAGCGGGAACTGCTCGAGCGCGTGGCGGTTCGCTCGGGCGCGGCGGAACGGCTCGACCAGTGGCGGGAGCTGAAGCTCTCGGCGGCGTTCCAGGTGCTGGCCACGGCTCTGGTGATCGTCTCGGACTGGATTGCCAGCAACGAGGATCTGCTGCCGTTCTTGAGGGGCCAGCTGCCGGAGGTCTCCGAGGACGCCGAGCGCATCGAGCGGGCGCTCGGCGAGTTGCGCCTACCGGAACCGTGGCGATCGTCCGGTGGGCCGGACAGCGTGGCGGAGCTGTTCCGCACGCGGTTCCAGCTCCCGGAGGATGCCCAGCCTCGCCCGGTGCAGCACGCTGCCTGCGAGCTCGCCCGAACCGCGTCCGAACCCGGGCTGATCATCGTCGAAGCCCCGATGGGGGAGGGCAAGACCGAGGCGGCGTTCGGGGTCTCCGAGATCATGGCGGCGCGCTGGGGGCTGGGTGGAGTGCTCGTCGCGTTGCCCACCCAGGCCACCAGCGACGCCATGTTCGACCGCGTGGTCGGCTGGCTGGACGCGATGGGGGCCGAGGACCAGCAGGTCGGCGGTGCTGTCACCCTCAGCCACGGCAAGGCCCGGTTCAACCGGCTGTTCCAGGGTCTGGTTCGACAGGGCCGACGCCCCTCCCAGATCGGCTGTGACGAGGAGCGTCACCGCACCTCACACGCGGTCGTGGCGCACTCCTGGCTGTCGGGCCGCAAGAAGTCCCAACTGGCCAACTTCATGGTCGGCACCATCGACCAGTTGTTGTTCGCGGGTCTGAAGTCGCGGCATCTGATGCTTCGCCACCTGGGACTGGCGGGCAAGGTGGTCGTGCTCGACGAGGTACACGCCTACGACGTCTACATGAACTCTTACCTGACCAAGGTGTTGACCTGGCTGGGGGCCTACCGGGTTCCGGTGGTCGCGTTGTCGGCGACCCTGCCCGCCGAGCGGCGTCGTGCCCTGCTGGAGGCCTACCAGCAAGGGCGTGAGTACGGGCCTGGCGGTGCGAACGGTCAGGAACCGGCGGCTTTTCCGGCCGAAGTGGACGGCGATCCCGGATATCCGCTGCTCAGCTGGAGTGACGGGAACCGGGTTGATACCAGGGTGGTCGAACCGTCGGGGCGGCGTACCGAGGTGTCGCTCCACGCCCTCGGCGGCAGTGTCGACGACGATCTCGACGAGCTGACCTCGCTGCTGCGGGACTCGCTGTCCGAGGGCGGCTGCGTCGTGGTCGTCCGGAACACGGTTCGCCGGGTGCTGGAGACGGCCAGACGACTGGAGCGGGAGTTCCCCGGCGAGGTCACGGTGGCTCACTCCCGGTTCGTCACGGCCGACCGGATGCGCAAGGACAGTGAGCTGCTCGACGAGTTCGGCGCTCCGGACAGGGCCGTGCGACGGCCGGGTCGACGCATCGTGGTCTCCTCGCAGGTGATCGAGCAGTCCCTCGATGTCGATTTCGACCTGCTGGTCACCGATCTCGCCCCGGTCGATCTCGTGCTGCAGCGGATGGGGCGGCTGCATCGGCATCAGCGCGGTGTCGAGCAGGGCGATCGCCCGGCGAAGCTGCGTTCGGCGCACGCCTATCTCGCGGGTGTGGATCTCACGCAGGGACCGCCTGTGCTCGAGGAAGCGGCCGCTCGCCACATCTACGGCACGTACTGGCTGCTCCGCTCGGCAGCGGTGCTCCAACCTCGCCTCGGTTGTGGAATCGCGCTTCCGGAGGACATCGCCACGCTCGTGCAACGTGCCTACGGTCACGAGCAGGTCGAACCCGACGACTGGCAGGAAGCCGTCTCCGAGGCGTGGAAGAAGTGGCAAGAGCACTCGGAAGAACGCGAGTCCAAGGCGAGTGATTTCCAGATCGCGGCGCCGACCAAGGCGGGCAAGGCCATCGTCGGGTGGATCTCGGCCAACGTGGGCGAATCCGACGACGGTTCGCAGGGGCAGGGACAGGTCCGCGACGGTGCTCCCAGTCTCGAGGTGATCCTGCTCCAGCACGATGCGGCGGGGAACTGGTTCACCCCCGACTGGCTGCCGCGGGGCACCGGGAAACTCCCGGTGCCCCGCGAGGAGACCCCCGCCGACGACCTCGCCCAGGTCATGGCCTCGTGCTCGCTGCGGCTGCCGCTGGTGTTCAGCAACGCCGAGGCCGAGGAGGAACTCTGGCAGACCACACCTGAGGCCTGGGAACAGTCCCCACTCATCTACCAGCTGCCCGTCCTGCTGGTCGACCAGCACGGCTGGGCACGAATCGCCGACCGACAGATCCGCTACACCCCCGACACGGGGCTGGAGGTCTACGACAGTGCCGACTGA
- a CDS encoding CRISPR system Cascade subunit CasA (product_source=KO:K19123; ko=KO:K19123; pfam=PF09481; tigrfam=TIGR02547) has product MPTDTVFNLLDEPWITVLDSSGSQQRVSILDAFERAPWLGMIDGEVPTQGFAIKRLLLAFLHRAIDGPRDQDEWEQLWKADELPLERIHDYARQVRPRFDLFDTEAPFFQVASLHTAKNEISGLEKIVADVPNGEPYFTSRSAASLRRIDAAEAARWLVHAHAFDPSGIKSGAVGDPKVKGGRGYPIGTGWAGQLGGVLPQGANLRETLLLNLVSRDVETFVRIGGKDDVPPWEREPDGPEHQDDRPPRGAIDLYTWQTRRVRLAGDRDGVTGVLLANGDKIQPQNRQSLDPHTAWRYSDPQSKKFKKTVYMPQTHDPNRSVWRGIAAMLPSISGRRIGSGDSQRYLAPGVLQWLGDLTSEGKLSETYVPRVRVLGAEYGSQSATYNEIIDDVLPLSVVLLRQDSPAAGQTAKEAVADAENVGKAIWGFAENIAQAAGAEPKSGAGDRAREQLYAALESPYRAWLAELGPSTDLAGARAEWQRIVDSATTPITDELIEEAAPAAWNGRTIQNHLVNVAIAEVWFKAALRRALPMTRTSSENTALEKAV; this is encoded by the coding sequence GTGCCGACTGACACAGTATTCAACCTGCTCGACGAGCCGTGGATCACAGTCCTCGATTCGAGTGGTAGTCAACAGCGGGTTTCGATCCTCGACGCCTTCGAGCGGGCCCCGTGGCTCGGCATGATCGACGGGGAGGTTCCCACCCAGGGCTTCGCGATCAAGCGGTTGCTGCTGGCCTTCCTGCACCGCGCGATCGACGGGCCGCGGGACCAGGACGAGTGGGAACAGCTCTGGAAAGCCGACGAGCTGCCGCTGGAGCGAATCCACGACTACGCCCGGCAGGTGCGGCCCCGCTTCGACCTGTTCGACACCGAAGCCCCGTTCTTCCAGGTCGCGTCGCTGCACACCGCGAAGAACGAGATCTCGGGCCTGGAGAAGATCGTGGCGGACGTGCCCAACGGTGAGCCGTACTTCACCAGCCGGTCGGCGGCCAGTCTGCGACGCATCGACGCGGCCGAGGCCGCCCGCTGGCTCGTGCACGCCCACGCCTTCGATCCTTCCGGGATCAAGTCCGGTGCGGTGGGGGACCCGAAGGTCAAGGGTGGCCGGGGTTATCCGATCGGCACCGGTTGGGCGGGACAGCTCGGAGGCGTGCTGCCGCAGGGCGCGAACCTGCGGGAGACGCTGCTGCTTAATCTCGTCTCCCGGGACGTCGAGACCTTCGTCCGCATCGGAGGTAAGGATGACGTGCCGCCGTGGGAACGCGAACCGGACGGTCCGGAACACCAGGACGACCGACCACCTCGCGGGGCGATCGACCTGTACACGTGGCAGACCCGCCGGGTTCGACTGGCCGGTGACCGTGACGGGGTTACCGGGGTGTTGCTGGCCAACGGCGACAAGATCCAGCCGCAGAACCGCCAAAGCCTCGATCCGCACACCGCCTGGCGCTACAGCGATCCGCAGTCCAAGAAGTTCAAGAAAACCGTCTACATGCCGCAGACGCACGACCCCAACCGGTCGGTGTGGCGCGGAATCGCGGCCATGCTGCCCTCGATCTCCGGACGCCGGATCGGTAGTGGCGATTCGCAGCGGTATCTGGCACCCGGTGTGCTGCAGTGGCTCGGTGACCTGACCTCCGAGGGCAAGCTTTCCGAGACGTACGTACCTCGTGTTCGTGTGCTGGGTGCGGAGTACGGCTCCCAGAGCGCCACCTACAACGAGATCATCGACGACGTGCTGCCGCTGTCGGTGGTGCTGCTGCGCCAGGACAGCCCCGCCGCGGGGCAGACAGCCAAGGAGGCGGTGGCCGACGCGGAGAACGTCGGGAAGGCGATCTGGGGTTTCGCCGAGAACATCGCCCAGGCGGCGGGTGCGGAACCCAAGTCAGGTGCGGGTGACCGGGCACGGGAACAGCTCTACGCGGCTCTCGAATCCCCCTACCGCGCATGGTTGGCCGAACTCGGCCCGAGCACGGACCTTGCCGGGGCCCGTGCCGAGTGGCAGCGGATCGTCGATTCCGCCACCACCCCCATCACCGACGAACTGATCGAAGAAGCCGCACCGGCGGCGTGGAACGGGCGAACCATCCAGAACCACCTGGTGAACGTCGCGATCGCGGAAGTGTGGTTCAAGGCGGCGCTGCGCAGAGCGCTTCCCATGACACGCACGAGTTCGGAGAACACAGCACTGGAGAAAGCTGTATGA
- a CDS encoding CRISPR system Cascade subunit CasB (product_source=KO:K19046; ko=KO:K19046; pfam=PF09485; tigrfam=TIGR02548) yields the protein MTSTETASKINSERRLGKLGYALDKRFTRLQQEYLRDEAAAKADLARLRRGLGKPAGSVPEIWELTIGSVPETLSWDRDEPSRAEQASHAAFTLFALHQQSLTVAVHEPGTSFGRAVGKLRSKATRSPEAVTNRFMAVSTAESVDEVLVHIRGLITQLRSEREAFDYARLADDLTGLLTPARAKRVRLAWGRDFYRTSAESATGGDSDKNDSTDENTEE from the coding sequence ATGACCTCGACAGAGACCGCCTCGAAGATCAACTCGGAGCGGAGGCTGGGCAAGCTCGGCTATGCCCTGGACAAGCGATTTACCCGGCTGCAGCAGGAGTACTTGCGGGACGAAGCGGCGGCGAAAGCCGATCTCGCCCGGTTGCGTCGCGGACTGGGGAAACCCGCGGGCAGCGTCCCGGAGATCTGGGAGCTGACCATCGGTTCCGTCCCCGAAACGCTGAGCTGGGACCGGGACGAACCGAGCAGGGCCGAGCAGGCGTCCCACGCCGCCTTCACCCTGTTCGCGCTGCACCAGCAGTCCCTGACCGTGGCGGTACACGAGCCAGGAACCTCGTTCGGACGTGCTGTGGGAAAACTGCGCTCCAAAGCCACCCGCAGCCCGGAAGCCGTGACCAACAGATTCATGGCGGTCTCCACGGCCGAGTCCGTCGACGAAGTGCTCGTCCACATTCGGGGGCTCATCACGCAGCTCCGTTCGGAGCGCGAGGCCTTCGACTACGCGCGGCTGGCCGATGACCTAACCGGTCTGCTGACTCCCGCCCGTGCCAAGCGAGTACGGCTCGCCTGGGGCCGGGACTTCTACCGCACGAGCGCCGAGAGCGCCACCGGCGGTGACAGCGATAAAAACGATTCCACCGACGAGAACACCGAGGAGTGA
- a CDS encoding CRISPR system Cascade subunit CasC (product_source=KO:K19124; ko=KO:K19124; pfam=PF09344; tigrfam=TIGR01869), with product MSRTMIDIHVLQTVPPSNLNRDDTGSPKTATYGGVRRSRVSSQAWKRSTRVDFDSRLDRSELGTRTKRVVELLAEEITTRAPELGSRATELATETIKAVGIEVKAPEKEATPQSGYLLFLSRRQIQNLAGAAIEAAEADDVKKALKEAKVKDLADREHSVDIALFGRMVADQADINVDAAAQVAHAISVHPVETEFDYYTAVDDRNEDHETGAGMIGTVEFNSSTLYRYATIDVNRLADNLGDTTAVRRAVEAFLESFVRSMPSGKQNTFANRTLPEAVVVLARDSQPINLVGAFENPVRESEHSGRVKRAADALREEALEVQRAYGEQPLDGWVTRVGDDTANLEELGSNVSLTEMVTQLGELVGTRVEERS from the coding sequence ATGAGTCGAACCATGATCGACATCCACGTGCTGCAGACCGTCCCACCGAGCAATCTCAACCGTGACGACACGGGCAGCCCGAAGACGGCGACCTACGGAGGGGTGCGTCGTTCCCGGGTTTCCAGTCAGGCGTGGAAGCGCTCCACCAGAGTTGACTTCGACTCCCGCCTCGATCGTTCCGAGCTGGGCACGCGCACCAAGCGCGTCGTGGAGCTGCTTGCCGAGGAGATAACCACCCGTGCTCCGGAACTCGGAAGCAGGGCGACGGAGCTGGCGACCGAGACCATCAAGGCCGTCGGTATCGAGGTCAAAGCACCCGAGAAGGAAGCGACCCCGCAGTCCGGCTACCTTCTCTTCCTCAGCAGGCGGCAGATCCAGAACCTCGCCGGCGCCGCGATCGAGGCCGCCGAGGCCGACGACGTGAAGAAGGCTCTCAAGGAAGCCAAGGTCAAGGACCTGGCCGACCGGGAGCACTCCGTGGACATCGCGTTGTTCGGCCGCATGGTGGCCGACCAGGCCGACATCAACGTCGACGCGGCGGCCCAGGTGGCGCACGCGATCAGCGTGCACCCCGTGGAAACCGAGTTCGACTACTACACCGCGGTGGACGACCGGAACGAGGACCACGAGACCGGCGCCGGCATGATCGGAACCGTCGAGTTCAACTCCTCCACCCTCTACCGCTACGCCACGATCGACGTGAACCGGCTCGCCGACAACCTCGGGGACACCACGGCCGTTCGCCGGGCGGTGGAGGCGTTCCTGGAGTCCTTCGTCCGCTCGATGCCCTCCGGGAAGCAGAACACCTTCGCCAACCGGACGTTGCCGGAGGCGGTGGTGGTGCTGGCACGGGACAGCCAGCCCATCAACCTCGTGGGAGCATTCGAGAACCCGGTGCGGGAGTCTGAGCACTCCGGGCGGGTCAAGCGAGCGGCCGACGCGTTGCGCGAGGAAGCGCTCGAAGTCCAGCGTGCCTACGGGGAACAGCCACTCGACGGCTGGGTCACCCGCGTTGGAGACGACACGGCGAACCTCGAAGAGCTGGGATCGAACGTGTCGCTGACCGAGATGGTGACGCAGCTCGGCGAACTGGTCGGCACGCGCGTGGAGGAGCGCTCATGA